Proteins encoded by one window of Elaeis guineensis isolate ETL-2024a chromosome 12, EG11, whole genome shotgun sequence:
- the LOC105055670 gene encoding pentatricopeptide repeat-containing protein At5g15340, mitochondrial, whose product MYGGGGATGVTVERKASLSLLLHGSVSRSRVRESEVPLEILSFVPFHVGMVYHGSIPAPNSYSDPIPFYRSLLRSCALGHSPPSFGRQLHAALLKSALLLLPSLSAALFHMYAAAGPPSAALRAFHHLLPTSARSPVAWTALISSHAALPARAVRLFRAMRRAAIPPDVVTLLAFLSASARLGHPAAAASAHLLFLKLGLPFSVPARNAAIDAYAKCGRMPDARRLFDEMHCPTVVSWTVLLSGALRREGLASGREVFDRMPQKNEVSWTVMVACCIEAGLPREALSLLSQMLFLDISVRNLNHISLCSLLSACSQAGDLTVGRWIHAHFTKTGLFSDGHLLMVRTALVDMYAKCGRIDTARRLFEIMPRRNLVAWNAMLSGLSMHGMAAEVLKLFSRMVAEEALQPDDITFVGVLSACSRSGLVEQGEKFFHELGTVYGLKPKVEHYACMVDLLGRAGRLEEAEALVREMPVLPNEVVLGSLLASCSLHGKLDLGRRLMEELVQMDPHNTEYHVLLSNMYASSGRHFEADGLREAMRRKGIRKAPGISFIEVNGQVHQFSAGDKSHPQAREVHAMLDEVVQRLRMAGYVPDVASQIPRAMDNYLENWEEREQALLVHSEKLAICFGLISTRPGLPLRIFKNLRICTDCHAVIKLISDIFGREVIVRDRNRFHCFRKGACSCSDYW is encoded by the coding sequence ATGTACGGAGGTGGTGGTGCTACTGGTGTTACGGTGGAGCGAAaagcctctctttctcttttgttGCATGGCAGCGTTTCGAGATCACGCGTACGAGAGAGTGAGGTCCCCTTAGAAATCTTGTCTTTTGTTCCATTCCATGTCGGAATGGTTTACCATGGATCAATCCCAGCCCCAAATTCGTATTCGGATCCAATCCCATTCTACCGCTCCCTTCTCCGCTCCTGCGCTCTGGGACACTCCCCTCCCTCCTTCGGACGCCAGCTTCACGCCGCCCTCCTCAAGTCCGCCCTCCTCCTACTCCCCTCCCTCTCCGCCGCCCTTTTCCACATGTACGCCGCCGCCGGCCCCCCATCTGCCGCCCTCCGCGCCTTCCACCACCTCCTCCCCACCTCCGCTCGCTCCCCTGTCGCCTGGACCGCCCTCATCTCCTCCCACGCCGCCCTCCCCGCCCGCGCCGTCCGCCTCTTCCGCGCCATGCGCCGCGCCGCCATCCCCCCCGACGTGGTCACGCTCCTCGCCTTCCTCTCCGCCTCCGCTCGCCTTGGCCACCCCGCTGCCGCCGCCTCCGCCCACCTCCTCTTCCTCAAACTCGGTCTCCCCTTCTCCGTCCCCGCCCGCAACGCTGCCATCGACGCCTACGCCAAGTGCGGACGGATGCCCGACGCTCGCCGCCTCTTCGACGAGATGCACTGCCCCACGGTCGTTTCCTGGACCGTCCTCCTCTCGGGTGCCCTGCGGCGGGAGGGACTTGCCAGCGGGCGGGAGGTGTTCGACCGAATGCCCCAGAAGAATGAGGTCTCGTGGACGGTCATGGTCGCCTGCTGTATCGAAGCTGGGCTTCCCAGAGAAGCACTATCCCTTCTTTCTCAGATGCTCTTCTTGGATATTTCAGTAAGAAATCTCAACCACATTAGCTTGTGTTCTCTCCTCTCGGCATGCTCTCAGGCCGGAGATCTAACTGTTGGACGTTGGATCCATGCCCACTTCACAAAAACAGGTCTTTTTAGCGACGGTCATCTTCTCATGGTGCGCACCGCTTTGGTCGACATGTATGCAAAGTGCGGAAGGATAGACACTGCTCGTCGTTTGTTCGAAATAATGCCCCGCAGAAATCTGGTTGCTTGGAATGCGATGCTGAGTGGGCTCTCAATGCATGGAATGGCTGCTGAGGTGCTAAAATTGTTTTCCCGAATGGTCGCAGAAGAAGCATTGCAGCCAGATGATATCACCTTTGTTGGCGTTCTGAGTGCATGCAGCCGGTCTGGTCTTGTAGAACAAGGTGAGAAGTTTTTTCACGAACTCGGCACAGTTTACGGATTGAAACCCAAGGTCGAGCATTATGCTTGCATGGTGGACCTCCTGGGCAGGGCAGGACGGTTAGAGGAAGCAGAGGCTCTGGTCAGGGAAATGCCCGTCCTCCCTAATGAGGTTGTATTGGGCTCCCTCCTCGCCTCCTGTAGTCTTCATGGAAAGCTAGATTTAGGAAGACGCTTGATGGAGGAGCTGGTGCAGATGGACCCACATAACACCGAATACCACGTGCTGCTGTCAAATATGTATGCATCTTCAGGAAGGCATTTCGAGGCCGACGGTCTTAGAGAGGCAATGAGGAGGAAAGGAATTAGGAAGGCTCCCGGTATTAGTTTTATCGAAGTCAATGGACAAGTGCACCAATTTAGTGCTGGGGACAAATCACACCCACAGGCACGAGAGGTGCATGCCATGTTGGATGAAGTGGTTCAGAGGTTGCGGATGGCTGGGTATGTCCCAGATGTGGCCTCTCAGATTCCCCGTGCCATGGATAATTACTTAGAAAATTGGGAGGAGCGAGAACAGGCTCTGTTAGTTCACAGTGAGAAGCTTGCAATATGTTTTGGTCTGATCAGCACAAGGCCTGGTCTGCCTCTGCGCATCTTTAAGAATCTTCGTATCTGCACAGATTGCCATGCAGTAATAAAGCTGATCTCTGACATTTTCGGAAGGGAGGTCATTGTCAGAGACCGAAATCGCTTCCATTGCTTTAGGAAAGGTGCATGCTCCTGTTCAGATTATTGGTGA
- the LOC105055671 gene encoding receptor-like serine/threonine-protein kinase NCRK isoform X1 encodes MELHFKVAILCVGWFFWFRFISCENHLGESSTLKWTCLCAGGPLGALNYTTASNCSTSCDCVQGNPDGVWNCSCASEGTSQSPGNIHPASCFTACNCTSGTSTGATKHLSHKGVVVILLLCVAFTTIAFLTSIACYFYRKDQFSLPSPSFSSEKNTSWNSMTNLINHRSTSFPQCQAKNNTGFDGLTGFIRRLFWVFGSERGTFLGAIVQFSYVELEQATNKFSSANLIGIGGSSNVYRGHLKDGRVVAVKRLRSLGWPEADSEFLSEIELLSRLNHCHVVPLLGYCSESQGKQSERLLVFEYMSNGNLRDCLDAAHEKDPLDWETRVQIAIGAARGLEYLHEAAAPRILHRDIKSTNILLDDKYRAKITDLGMAKRLMADDLTSCSSSPARMLGTFGYFAPEYAIVGKASLKSDVFSFGVVILELITGRQAIHKSSNKGDESLVIWATARLRDHKLVVSELPDPLLKGKFPEEEIQIMAHLARECLQWDPELRPTMSEVVQILSTITPHKSKRRNIPTSFFMSTSSSGIKVITGIERSQGPVERLEPSRAASERWHARCSLPITIDRNLCEDHQKNTEMVLAAEYMERLILLTSNVQNRRSSDEETVDLTEPRFESFMQANVQSL; translated from the exons ATGGAGCTACATTTCAAAGTTGCCATCCTTTGTGTCGGCTGGTTCTTTTGGTTTCGATTCATTTCCTgtg AGAATCATTTAGGGGAATCAAGCACATTAAAGTGGACATGCTTATGTGCTGGTGGTCCTCTAGGCGCACTGAACTACACTACTGCATCTAATTGCTCTACATCCTGTGATTGCGTACAGG GAAACCCAGATGGAGTATGGAATTGCTCATGTGCATCAGAGGGGACTTCTCAAAGCCCAGGAAACATCCATCCTGCCAGTTGTTTTACTGCCTGCAATTGCACATCTG GGACATCTACAGGTGCAACGAAGCACTTATCTCACAAGGGTGTTGTGGTCATTCTCCTACTCTGTGTTGCGTTCACAACTATTGCATTTCTCACCTCCATTGCATGCTATTTCTATCGCAAGGATCAATTTTCTCTGCCATCACCATCATTTTCATCTGAAAAAAACACAAGTTGGAATAGCATGACCAACTTAATAAACCATCGATCTACTTCATTTCCACAATGTCAGGCCAAGAACAACACTGGTTTCGATGGACTTACAG GATTCATACGCAGGCTTTTCTGGGTGTTTGGAAGTGAAAGAGGAACTTTCCTTGGAGCCATTGTCCAATTTTCCTATGTTGAATTAGAGCAAGCAACCAATAAATTCTCAAGTGCTAATCTAATAGGGATTGGAGGGAGCAGCAATGTTTACCGTGGTCACCTCAAAGATGGAAGAGTTGTTGCTGTAAAGAGACTAAGATCACTTGGATGGCCAGAAGCAGACTCTGAGTTTTTGTCCGAG ATTGAATTGTTATCAAGGCTCAACCATTGTCATGTGGTGCCGTTGCTTGGATATTGCTCGGAGTCCCAAGGGAAGCAATCTGAGAGACTCCTTGTATTTGAGTACATGTCCAATGGTAATTTGCGAGATTGTCTGGATGCAGCACATGAGAAAGATCCGTTGGACTGGGAGACACGTGTACAGATTGCGATTGGAGCTGCAAGGGGCTTGGAATACCTACATGAAGCAGCTGCTCCTAGGATTTTGCATCGAGACATCAAGTCCACCAACATTCTTTTAGATGACAAGTACAGAGCTAAG ATAACTGATCTTGGTATGGCCAAACGCCTAATGGCTGATGATCTTACTAGTTGTTCCAGTTCTCCAGCAAGAATGCTGGGGACATTTGGATATTTTGCACCTGAATATGCTATTGTAGGAAAGGCTTCACTGAAGTCAGATGTTTTCAGTTTTGGAGTGGTTATCCTGGAATTGATCACTGGGCGGCAAGCGATCCACAAATCATCAAACAAGGGTGATGAGAGCCTTGTGATATGG GCAACAGCTAGGTTGCGTGATCATAAGCTAGTTGTGTCAGAATTACCTGACCCTCTTCTAAAAGGAAAGTTCCCAGAAGAAGAGATTCAAATAATGGCTCATTTGGCCAGAGAATGTCTGCAGTGGGATCCAGAATTGAGACCTACCATGAGTGAAGTTGTTCAAATCCTCTCAACTATTACTCCTCACAAGTCTAAGAGGAGGAACATCCCTACAAGTTTTTTTATG AGCACATCTTCTTCCGGCATCAAGGTTATTACTGGTATTGAGAGATCACAAGGTCCGGTTGAAAGACTAGAACCAAGTCGAGCAGCTTCAGAGAGATGGCATGCTCGGTGCTCGTTGCCAATAACAATCGATCGAAACCTCTGTGAGGACCACCAGAAGAACACCGAGATGGTTCTTGCAGCAGAGTATATGGAGAGACTTATCCTCCTCACTTCAAATGTTCAAAATCGACGGTCATCCGATGAAGAGACTGTGGACCTGACAGAGCCCCGTTTTGAATCATTCATGCAGGCGAATGTTCAGTCACTCTGA
- the LOC105055671 gene encoding receptor-like serine/threonine-protein kinase NCRK isoform X2: MELHFKVAILCVGWFFWFRFISCGNPDGVWNCSCASEGTSQSPGNIHPASCFTACNCTSGTSTGATKHLSHKGVVVILLLCVAFTTIAFLTSIACYFYRKDQFSLPSPSFSSEKNTSWNSMTNLINHRSTSFPQCQAKNNTGFDGLTGFIRRLFWVFGSERGTFLGAIVQFSYVELEQATNKFSSANLIGIGGSSNVYRGHLKDGRVVAVKRLRSLGWPEADSEFLSEIELLSRLNHCHVVPLLGYCSESQGKQSERLLVFEYMSNGNLRDCLDAAHEKDPLDWETRVQIAIGAARGLEYLHEAAAPRILHRDIKSTNILLDDKYRAKITDLGMAKRLMADDLTSCSSSPARMLGTFGYFAPEYAIVGKASLKSDVFSFGVVILELITGRQAIHKSSNKGDESLVIWATARLRDHKLVVSELPDPLLKGKFPEEEIQIMAHLARECLQWDPELRPTMSEVVQILSTITPHKSKRRNIPTSFFMSTSSSGIKVITGIERSQGPVERLEPSRAASERWHARCSLPITIDRNLCEDHQKNTEMVLAAEYMERLILLTSNVQNRRSSDEETVDLTEPRFESFMQANVQSL; encoded by the exons ATGGAGCTACATTTCAAAGTTGCCATCCTTTGTGTCGGCTGGTTCTTTTGGTTTCGATTCATTTCCTgtg GAAACCCAGATGGAGTATGGAATTGCTCATGTGCATCAGAGGGGACTTCTCAAAGCCCAGGAAACATCCATCCTGCCAGTTGTTTTACTGCCTGCAATTGCACATCTG GGACATCTACAGGTGCAACGAAGCACTTATCTCACAAGGGTGTTGTGGTCATTCTCCTACTCTGTGTTGCGTTCACAACTATTGCATTTCTCACCTCCATTGCATGCTATTTCTATCGCAAGGATCAATTTTCTCTGCCATCACCATCATTTTCATCTGAAAAAAACACAAGTTGGAATAGCATGACCAACTTAATAAACCATCGATCTACTTCATTTCCACAATGTCAGGCCAAGAACAACACTGGTTTCGATGGACTTACAG GATTCATACGCAGGCTTTTCTGGGTGTTTGGAAGTGAAAGAGGAACTTTCCTTGGAGCCATTGTCCAATTTTCCTATGTTGAATTAGAGCAAGCAACCAATAAATTCTCAAGTGCTAATCTAATAGGGATTGGAGGGAGCAGCAATGTTTACCGTGGTCACCTCAAAGATGGAAGAGTTGTTGCTGTAAAGAGACTAAGATCACTTGGATGGCCAGAAGCAGACTCTGAGTTTTTGTCCGAG ATTGAATTGTTATCAAGGCTCAACCATTGTCATGTGGTGCCGTTGCTTGGATATTGCTCGGAGTCCCAAGGGAAGCAATCTGAGAGACTCCTTGTATTTGAGTACATGTCCAATGGTAATTTGCGAGATTGTCTGGATGCAGCACATGAGAAAGATCCGTTGGACTGGGAGACACGTGTACAGATTGCGATTGGAGCTGCAAGGGGCTTGGAATACCTACATGAAGCAGCTGCTCCTAGGATTTTGCATCGAGACATCAAGTCCACCAACATTCTTTTAGATGACAAGTACAGAGCTAAG ATAACTGATCTTGGTATGGCCAAACGCCTAATGGCTGATGATCTTACTAGTTGTTCCAGTTCTCCAGCAAGAATGCTGGGGACATTTGGATATTTTGCACCTGAATATGCTATTGTAGGAAAGGCTTCACTGAAGTCAGATGTTTTCAGTTTTGGAGTGGTTATCCTGGAATTGATCACTGGGCGGCAAGCGATCCACAAATCATCAAACAAGGGTGATGAGAGCCTTGTGATATGG GCAACAGCTAGGTTGCGTGATCATAAGCTAGTTGTGTCAGAATTACCTGACCCTCTTCTAAAAGGAAAGTTCCCAGAAGAAGAGATTCAAATAATGGCTCATTTGGCCAGAGAATGTCTGCAGTGGGATCCAGAATTGAGACCTACCATGAGTGAAGTTGTTCAAATCCTCTCAACTATTACTCCTCACAAGTCTAAGAGGAGGAACATCCCTACAAGTTTTTTTATG AGCACATCTTCTTCCGGCATCAAGGTTATTACTGGTATTGAGAGATCACAAGGTCCGGTTGAAAGACTAGAACCAAGTCGAGCAGCTTCAGAGAGATGGCATGCTCGGTGCTCGTTGCCAATAACAATCGATCGAAACCTCTGTGAGGACCACCAGAAGAACACCGAGATGGTTCTTGCAGCAGAGTATATGGAGAGACTTATCCTCCTCACTTCAAATGTTCAAAATCGACGGTCATCCGATGAAGAGACTGTGGACCTGACAGAGCCCCGTTTTGAATCATTCATGCAGGCGAATGTTCAGTCACTCTGA